TAAATCACATTCAATAATAAGAAGGTGTaggtgaacacacacacacacacacacacacacacacacacacacacacacaccttcaaaGGAAGAGTTGTAGGCATGACCAGAAAATATATTcgtttttaatttgaaaattgagAACTCATTGGTAAGAGGCCCACAGTCAATAACCTCAGAGAGTTTAACAGTACCAGGTGGTATTTTAATGTAGAGCAAGAGGTTTTATTTCGTAGAGAGAAGACGCTGGTTCCCACTTTTGAAATGTTCAAAGGAGTTTTTATGGTCTCTggtaaaaaactttttttttttttcctaaaaacttTCACCAACCAAGCCAGGAATACTGATGGTTATCAGTTTTCTGATATTATTGAAACTCTTGAAACTATTATGcaacaaatatttctcaaacactcaaagatttttttaatgtaatttttttctaggaCTGTGCTTAGAAAAATctctaaaagtagaaaaaaataagtttctaaTTCCAGGAGAGTCCTAGAGTTTCAGGGAACTGCCAgggaaatataaagcaaaaaaccttgaaaaacattttttgggggaaagtgaaatttaataaatatgattCTGCTACCGTGAATAGTTTGCGAACTCTCTGCCTCcaaaatatagtataatatagaCAGAAATTAAGGATCCATTTATCCAAAAGCCAATCtcatttggatcctgattcaaacaaaacaaagaggtaaaaaattaagcagaatagagaaaactgaagacattgaataatgacaaaatatttgaagacattaagGAGTTATTATAAATTTGGGGGGTGTAATAATGGTGTTGTATTTTTTggagtttttatcttttaaagatacacAATGAAATGTTTTAGGATGAAATGACTTGATGGTTtggatttgctttttaaaaatccaggtgGGGGATTATGGGTGGGAGGATAAAAGATATaagattggccatgagttgaGGGTGAGTAATGGCTACATAGGGTTTCATATACTATTCTCTCTAATCTTGtacatgtttgaaattttacataatgagaaaaaaaaaaaagagctaagttGAACTAGAGTGGTTGTTAGCTATTTGAAAAGTTCTTCGTTTATTCATTTCATATTTGTTATTCGCCAGGAACCAAGCATCCATAGAGGGCTTTGCGTGAGGCCCTTGGTGACTGTCAAGGGGTGTAAGCGGCAGTCTGCCTGCCTGCTTGTGACAGGCGGGGACACTACTGAGAGCTAGGCTGCCCGCCCCCTTCTCTCGGTTGGTAAGAAGGTGTCTATCCCACGACCACTGTGAGGCACTTCCGTTTTGGGGGAGAAACACCAGCCCCCTGGGGGTGTGGACCTTCAGCTCAGCCCCACACCACTGAGCCGATAGTAAACAAGGCCAAAGACGAACCCCAGAGGGCCGAAGCTGAAAACAGCCACCCAAGGCCAGCTTATCACAaacaagtgttttgtttttacactgtacaccccaccccccaaaaaagtggGGGGAGCACTTAAAGGGCTGTTTTTGAGCAGAGCCACTTGCTGCATTTGAAACTTAGACCCGTGCCTGGTTCAGTGGAGCGAAAGGAAAAACGATTGCCATCCCTGCAGGATGCCTACCTCTCAGGGCCCTGCAGAGGGCGTGGCCAGACCCACACTGCAGGAGAGATCAGCCCGAGAGGAGAAAGAAGTCTAAGAGCTTTATGAAAGTTTCTTCCCTTTGGTGCCTGGGCCTCATTACCCAGGCTTGGAGGGTCCGTTCCTGTCCTATCAAGGTTGGCGGCGGTCATCAGTGCCTCCAGACCAGAGGCCCAACCCAAACTGGCTCCCGAGAGATGTGAACATTTAGTTCTTAAGACACCCATCCCCTTTGATTAACAAGACCTTTTTGGCTTTGTTCCGAATGATGTGTAGATTGCCAGAGCATGCCCAGCCATGGCACCCCGGTGAAGACTGAAGGTAGAGGAGAGGGATGTCTCCCGGTGCTCCGGTCACTGACATCTGGACTTTCCCAGCAAGGTCAGTATCACACCCTATGTGCCTCTGGGTCTTGCCCTAACCAGGAAGTGTTCAGAATCAGATCACAGCTCCCTCGTCATTAAAACTCTTCAATGACTTCCCAATTGCTCTGCAGACACATACTAAGATGTTTAACAAGGCCGACAATGGCCCATGGGTTCTGGCCTGGACACTGGACCTTTAAGCATGTGCCTAAAGCCAGGGCCACGTTCCACAGCAGGAATCTCAGGGTGGATGGCATAGCTGGGACCAGACAGACCCCAATTCACTCTCCCTAGATCACAGTCCTCCGTTCACCGCTGATAAGATactgagagagagaatgagaaaagacaaatatccaGAAAACAAACCTGAAGCTCTGCCAGAAGTGTGTCCTCGCTGGTCAAAGAGACCAGCGAAGACCTGGCGTCAGAGTCCAGGGGCCAGTTGGTGGGCTTCCCATTACGTTGGCCCCTGCAACCcctaaggaaaacagaaagagaacatGGTGGGGTTGCTTCGAAGCCAGAGAGCTGGTGGATATAATTTCCCAGGTGCTGGAAGgcagctctgttttttctgttttttgcggttttttttgcggtacgcgggcctctcactgttgtggcctctcctgttgcggggcacaggctccggacgcgcaggctcagcggccatggctcacgggcccagctgctccgcggcatgtggaatcttcccggaccagggcacgaacccgtgtcccctgcattggcaggcggactctcaaccactgtgccaccagggaagcccggcagctCTGTTTGAAGGCTGTAGCAGcagcaaaataaaaaggtttacacagctggcccctcctcctcctctttgtcTAGTATCAGCTGCTGTTCCTTTAGCTCCTGGCACCGGCCTCAGAGGTCCAGGGAGTCCGATGTCATGGCTGTCCATGTAACGGTGCTCCCGAGGTTATACAGGACCGTGGTCCTGACTTCACTTTCCCAAGTCAGCTCTGTTGACCCTCCTGACTAGTCCAAATCCCTCTTATGGCTCCAGGACCCATCTTGGGTGTCAGGGCATAAGCGATCAGtagctgtctctctctctctagactAGCCGTAGCTGCTTTTCTGCGGGTTCAGTTTTTCAATGTTATAACCCTACTTGATGGCCCGGGTCCTGACACAGAGGACGTGCTCAATAAATAAGTGCTGAATTCCTATTTTCtgagccccacctcccaccttgAGCTGTCAGCTCTGGCGCACTGTCTCCAGAAGCATAAATTACCTCTGCGTTAGCACTTTGTCTGCCTTGGAACAGGGACAGTTGGTGCTGAATGACTGCAGCCTAGAGCTAAAAAGCCCCCAAGGCCACTTCCCTGCACATCGGACTCCAGGCATCACTGAGACAAAGTAGCTGTCCCACCGTCCCACCTTTCACACGTGGTTGTCCTTTCTTAACATCTCTTTCCCTTTTGAACTACCCTTGATGCTCATTGGTACCCAAATCCAGGAACATAAAGTTATGCAGTGGGTGAGGATGACGAGGGAGAGGGATGAGGGAGGCAGGTGTGTGGGCGTTGCCGGTGGGCATGCCACTGGTGGTGCTCAACTATGTCTCTGTCACCTAACGTCCTCCCTGAACTGATGGCCCTCAGCCAGGAGTCCAGTGTTTCATGAATATGCCGAGCAAAAAGCTATTTTCTGTTAACTGAGTCATATTTTTCAATCACCTGCTATCACTGAACATGAAAATGAATTCTCATACAAAGAGGTTTCGTCcctagtgagagagtggcatggacatatatattcatatacacacgaccaaatgtaaaatagatagctagtgggaagcagccgcatagcacagggagatcagctcggtgctttgtgaccgcctagaggggtgggatagggagggtgggagggagacgcaagagggaggggatatggggatatatgtatatgtataactgattcactttgttttacagcagaaactaacataccattgtaaagcaattttactccaataaagatgttaaaaaaattgaagtacaatATAGATCCAAAAAGCAAAGTAGCAATGACCATTAAAGGAGAGTGTGTTACAgtcttgtaaatcaactacaccccaatataaaataaaaattaaattaaaaaagagatttCGCCCCTAAGATATAATACAAATCACAATAATAATATACCAAGCTTATTTTAATCATATACTTGGAAAACTAGATACTTCTGATAAAGATTAGTAAAAATCACTCCATATATGAACTCAGTACCCAAACTCTAAAGGATTGCTAAATCCTGGTCTTCCTTTGGGATGAGCCACGTACCCTTACCTTGAGTGGCCTACCTTTGTAGCCTATGGAAAACACTTTCTTTTAAACTCTGATGGTTTAGTCTGTCTCTTCTAAAGCCTGTGGATCTGTTCTGGTTGTTTATTACACAGCCCAGATTCTGGGAGATTAAGAGCACCtaagtatttttataaagaaggTGAGCTTATCTTGACCGTAAAGATTGTTTCCATGACATGCTTTTCCAGGTGTTGACACAGCAGCTCTATTCTGTCTAATTTAACAGATCTCATCTATGTGTAGGGAGGTGCTCGTGTTCTGTTGGCCACTGGGTCCAGCACAAATCCCATGCTGGGGTGGGCACCTCAAGCTTCAGCCTTGCTAGAGAGAACATCGACAGCTGAGAGTCGCTGTGATGTGTCTGTCCGTGGTAACTTAAGGATTTATTGACATAATcgtcttattatttatttttattaatttttattggagtatggttgctttacaatgttgcgttagccTCCACTGcccaacaaaatgaatcagccatacacatacagatatccccccgcttttggacttccctcccatttaggttatcacagtgcattaggtagagttccctatgctacacagtatgttcccatcagttgtctattttattagcCAACTATCTAATACTGTTCTAACAGAAgacattattttattccatttaattcatttatttttgcagcCTTTAAGATGCCAGAGTCCTCAAGGGACGCCAGATGGCAACCAAGTTCTTATACGTATGAAGATCCCCAGGTGAGAACAGGAACTGGGAAATCTCCATTTGAGCCCGTTTTCTattccctgcttccttcccctaCCCCCATTCTCACTACTGTGGAAACTCCCAAAGTCACAGCAGTAGTGAGTTTTCCCTTGGCTACTGGAGCTCAAATTAAGACACCAGTGCGTTCCAGTGGGAAAGGGGTGGGTGGTGAATAAACAGGTGAAATTCCTGATCCTGAGCCATATCCAGGGGATTTCTAGCTGGATCGGAAGTGCATATCCCCACACTAGCCTAATTTTTAACAGTCAGAGAGATTCTAcctcccatttcccccttccccacctcgaATGGTATGTCAGGCTTCCTGGGCTGCTCTGTTGTCTAACTTCTGAAGGTCACAGCATAGAACACTTCAGTTGTCAGcaaaaaactaaaactctgtGCCCCCAGCCGCATAGTCTCTAGCGAGGGAGGGAGCATATTTCCTCATAGCGGGGAGGAGAGAAGCAGGCAGAGTCCTCATCTCCCAGCTGTGTCTCTTCTATCTGCTCAGCATCAGGGCCGGTCCTGAAAAGGGAGCAGAAAGCACAAAATGCATTACAGCCCACAGCACCACTCTCAGAACCAATGCCACCATCCTGGCAACGGGCCACATGGAGATCTGCAGTCTCCCACCACCTTCCTTACAGACCAAACACAGCCATAGACCGTGACCGCCACAGCTGGAAGGGGAGCATCGCCAAGGCACACATCCTACCTGTCATTTCCACCGTCCACGGAGGAAAGGTAGTCCTGGTCATCAACAAAGGCAGCATTCTCTGAAGGGTAGATGGTGTAGTACTGAGGAGGGCTTGGCATGGTGGCCACCATCCCTCCAGATGGTATGAGGCCACACGGGTTCACCACTGGCTGCAGGTAGGTGGTGTTCATCCCCATGGGCTCTTGAGAGCCATAAGGAGGAGGGATGTACTGCACCACGGTGGCCCCATGGAAGGTGATGGGTTGGTTGATACCAGCGAAAACAAATGATTGTCCTCCTGCCATCTGCTCTGAGTCCGGGAGCCTCTCCTCACTTTCTTTGCACAATTGGCAAGAGAGCATTTTGAACTTGCAGATGGCAATCAGGATGAATGTCACCCCCACTGACAGCAGGATGGGCCCAAGGAGCTGGGTCCATTCAAAGTGGGAGGCTCCTTGGTGTTTGATCCAGCCCATGATGGTGAACGTGATCCCCACCAGTCCCAGGAAGATGCCTGAGAAGAGCAAGGTGGCCCCCGCCTTGTCGTCATCCGACACCTGGATGTCAGCAGTACTGGGTGTGTAAGGAGTGACCGAAAACACGTTGAGAGGGAAATCTTCCATGCGGCCGCGGCCCTGCTCCATCATCCTTACACTGCTTCAAGGGGAAAGAGGTTGTGAGAGCTCCTGAGAGCAGAGCAAAGGAATCCCAGGTTCAGATTAGTTATGGAAGAACTTTGGGCTTCTGTGGTTAACAGAGTAGAACATGCAGAGCCCTGAACTTTGTTTAGAAGAATAAAGGTCTGAGAAATGAAGCCTGAATCTTTCTCCATATATTGTCAACAATTGGAGACCTCTGATTTGCAATTCAATGACaagctctctctcttcccattcattcactcattcagaaaGTTTTTACTGAGCCCATCTTATGTGCCAGGCGGTACTTTTTTAGATGTGTTAGGCACTGCATCAAGGCTCTGTTTGCATCCTACCCAAACCACGATTGTAGAAATAGCAGAGGACCCCTCCAGGGCCTCTAGCTGTGCAGGGGCCCTTGATGTGTCCACCACATGTTCAGGAATCTAACCGAACTTTCCTGCCGGGTCAGCTCACTAGAAATAGAGACCTGTTTCATGACTGTCTGTTTTCCTTCCCACCCCAGGAATCTCTAGTTGTGATGACACTTAAACTTTCATAGCAACTCTCACAAAGCTCTGAGGTCCTGCTCTTTCCTGGCCAGCTCCAAGTGCCTTTGCTTTCAAGCATTTGGGGAACAATTCCAGCTGTGGGAGAGGAAAGACACCCTAGAGGCCTTTCCATGCACCACGTCATTGGCAGAGCATCAGGTATGACCCGGGGTCTCAGGGACACGCACTTCAGACCCTGGCTCGGTAGTGGCAGCACCATCCCCAGTTTCCATCGTGAAGTAAACAGCTGGATTTTCAAGTCTGCTGTGTTTTGCAACCAAACCCAAGCTGATTTCAAGAAGAAAACTTGCCCTTCAATGACATGATCTGTCATTCATAACTACAGAACTTCAGAAGAGCCCCAACCAATTTCGTCCTCCACAGAATAGTAACTGTAGCCCTGTAACTTTCCTAGACAGATCTTCTCCAAACAGATGTATCTCTTCAGGGGTTAAATATTATATCAGCTCCCTTTCGCAGGCATGAGCTCAAGGGCCAGGAGGAGTTGCCCTCTTGCCCTAGGGCAGGGCTTCCCAAACTTGCCTGATGATAAAAATCACCTGGGCcactttttttaaatggcagcatGTGAGTTCCCAACTCAGCTCAACAGAACCAACATTTCCAAGGGAGAGTAAGTGCCTCAGGTTGTTCTTATCATCAGAAATCTTTGGAAACCCTACGTTTATCCCAAGTGCTCCTGGGAAACCTGgggactttttttcccctccaaaatGTCTCTCCCTGCTACAGGACAAGGCTGGTGATCTTCAACTTCACTGCCAAACAGAAGGGAAAGCAAGCAGGTGACCCCCTCAGGTATCTCCCCGTGCGTGTCCTCCAGCAGCAAGGATGGAGTAGTGTTGCAGTAGGAGGGGTCTGCCCCTTTTCCCACTGGGATAGATCAGAGATCCAGGGGAGCCAACTTTTCTCTTTAATCATAAAAATTCTGGTCAGCTAGCCTGACATTCTTTTCAGGCTCTTAACCCCTGAAAGTCCCTGGCATTTAGAAAGAGTTAGGCTCTCCAAATTGTTCTTCTAAACCACTCAGTTTATGTTTCACATTTGTCTTTAGCTACATCCACTTGCAATTACAACTGCGAATACTGAaagagcaggggagagagagcaCCTTCCTCTAAACAGCTCATGAATCCAATGGCTTTCAGAGCAGACTGGTGAGGAAATTCTAGttataattcctttttattttattttatttatattttattgaggcatagttgatttattatattagtttcaggtgtacaacaaagtgattcaaaattttacagattatactccatttaaagtcattatagaatattggctatattccctctgctgtacaatatatccatgtagcttatttatttaatacatagtagtttgtacctcttaatccccttgtACCTGTCttgtcccttccccctttccctctccctactggtaaccactggtttgttttctatatctgtgaatctgtttctgttactcattcatttgtttttattttttagattccacatataaatgataacatacagtatttgtctttctctgtctgacttatttcactaagcataataccctccaactccatccatgctgttgcagatggcaaaatttcattcatt
This genomic interval from Phocoena sinus isolate mPhoSin1 chromosome 3, mPhoSin1.pri, whole genome shotgun sequence contains the following:
- the TMEM174 gene encoding transmembrane protein 174 — translated: MMEQGRGRMEDFPLNVFSVTPYTPSTADIQVSDDDKAGATLLFSGIFLGLVGITFTIMGWIKHQGASHFEWTQLLGPILLSVGVTFILIAICKFKMLSCQLCKESEERLPDSEQMAGGQSFVFAGINQPITFHGATVVQYIPPPYGSQEPMGMNTTYLQPVVNPCGLIPSGGMVATMPSPPQYYTIYPSENAAFVDDQDYLSSVDGGNDRTGPDAEQIEETQLGDEDSACFSPPRYEEICSLPR